From a single Methanofollis sp. W23 genomic region:
- a CDS encoding DNA topoisomerase subunit B has protein sequence MKESYDASHITVLKGLEPVRERPAMYIGSTDTRGLHHLVYEVVDNAIDEALAGYCDHITLVLGADGTCVIQDNGRGIPVDRMDGGKSALEVVLTVLHAGGKFDKNTYQVSGGLHGVGVSVVNALSTELLATVFRNGKVHEMKFSRGIVTKRLTRRDESLEEMKARYVQVYGTEGDWDEIGEDRDRFLDTFGRNITGTKICFRPDPAIFETVIFDFEVLAHRMRELAFLNSGITISILDERTGEEERHCYEGGLSEFIRHLTASDEKVHEEVIAFDREDEENKLEVEVALQYTSTYKEQIFTFVNSVNTREGGTHLEGFRSAITRAINSSAKKNNLLKNGGSLRGEDVREGLCAVISLKIANPQFEGQTKMRLGNSNVRGIVDSLAYASLTEYFEENPKVLQAIVNKALLAARAREAAHSARELARRKNTLESSGLPGKLADCSERDPAKSEVYIVEGDSAGGSAKQGRDRRFQAILPLRGKILNVEKASPHKILKNAEIQALISAIGTGVGEHFDADRARYHHIVLMTDADVDGAHIRTLLLTFFFRYMPELIERGYVYIAQPPLFRVSKGKKERYTFSEEDMKETLAEMGEKGVSVQRYKGLGEMNAGQLWETTMDPEHRVLKQVQIEDASYANEIFEKLMGDNVEPRRAFIKKHAQEVKNLDI, from the coding sequence ATGAAAGAATCATATGACGCCTCCCATATCACCGTACTGAAAGGGCTTGAGCCAGTGCGCGAGCGGCCCGCCATGTACATCGGGAGCACCGACACGAGGGGGTTGCACCACCTCGTCTATGAAGTGGTGGACAATGCCATCGACGAGGCGCTCGCCGGGTACTGCGACCACATAACCCTTGTCCTTGGTGCCGACGGAACCTGCGTCATCCAGGATAACGGCCGGGGCATCCCGGTCGACAGGATGGACGGGGGCAAAAGCGCCCTTGAAGTGGTGCTCACCGTCCTTCACGCCGGCGGCAAGTTCGACAAGAACACCTACCAGGTCTCCGGCGGCCTCCATGGCGTAGGCGTCTCGGTAGTCAACGCCCTCTCGACCGAACTCTTAGCCACCGTATTCAGGAACGGAAAAGTCCACGAGATGAAATTCTCCCGCGGCATCGTCACCAAACGGCTTACCAGGCGGGACGAGAGCCTTGAGGAGATGAAGGCCAGGTACGTCCAGGTCTACGGCACAGAGGGCGACTGGGACGAGATCGGAGAAGACCGGGACCGCTTCCTCGACACGTTCGGGAGAAACATCACCGGGACAAAGATCTGTTTCCGCCCTGACCCGGCGATCTTCGAGACCGTCATCTTCGACTTCGAGGTGCTTGCCCACCGGATGCGCGAACTCGCCTTCCTCAACTCAGGGATCACCATCTCGATCCTGGACGAACGGACCGGCGAAGAGGAACGCCACTGCTACGAGGGTGGACTCAGCGAGTTCATCAGACACCTCACCGCAAGCGACGAAAAAGTCCACGAAGAGGTCATCGCCTTCGACCGCGAGGACGAGGAGAACAAACTCGAGGTGGAAGTCGCCCTCCAGTACACCTCCACCTACAAAGAGCAGATCTTCACCTTTGTCAACTCGGTGAACACCAGAGAAGGCGGCACGCACCTCGAAGGGTTCAGGAGCGCCATCACCCGCGCGATCAACTCCTCGGCCAAGAAGAACAACCTCCTCAAGAACGGCGGGTCGTTGCGGGGGGAGGACGTCAGGGAAGGACTCTGTGCAGTCATCTCCCTCAAGATCGCCAACCCCCAGTTCGAGGGACAGACCAAGATGCGCCTCGGCAACTCCAATGTGCGGGGCATCGTCGACTCCCTTGCCTATGCCTCGCTCACCGAGTACTTCGAGGAGAACCCGAAGGTCCTCCAGGCGATCGTCAACAAGGCTCTCCTTGCCGCACGGGCACGCGAGGCCGCCCATAGCGCCCGCGAACTGGCGCGGCGCAAGAACACCCTGGAGAGCAGCGGCCTCCCTGGCAAACTTGCCGACTGCTCTGAACGCGACCCCGCAAAGAGCGAGGTCTATATCGTGGAAGGTGACTCGGCAGGCGGTTCTGCGAAGCAGGGACGTGACCGGCGGTTCCAGGCCATTCTCCCACTGCGGGGCAAGATCCTCAACGTCGAGAAGGCCTCCCCGCACAAGATCCTGAAGAACGCCGAGATCCAGGCACTCATCTCCGCGATCGGCACCGGCGTCGGGGAACACTTCGACGCCGACCGCGCACGCTACCACCACATCGTCCTGATGACCGATGCCGATGTGGACGGGGCACACATCAGGACCCTGCTCCTCACCTTCTTCTTCAGGTACATGCCTGAACTCATCGAACGGGGCTATGTCTACATCGCCCAGCCACCGCTCTTCAGGGTGAGCAAGGGCAAGAAAGAGCGCTACACCTTCAGCGAGGAAGATATGAAAGAGACCCTCGCCGAGATGGGCGAGAAGGGCGTGAGCGTCCAGCGCTACAAGGGTCTTGGCGAGATGAATGCCGGCCAGCTCTGGGAGACCACCATGGACCCCGAGCACCGGGTGCTCAAACAGGTGCAGATCGAGGACGCAAGTTATGCGAACGAGATCTTTGAGAAGCTGATGGGCGACAACGTCGAGCCGCGGCGTGCGTTCATCAAGAAACATGCACAGGAGGTGAAGAACCTTGACATCTGA
- the gyrA gene encoding DNA gyrase subunit A has protein sequence MTSETAAEGRRVIPVTVENEMKSSYIDYAMSVIIGRAIPDVRDGLKPVHRRILYGMWEMGNTHDKPTKKSASIVGHVMGKYHPHGDAAIYDTMVKMAQPFSYRYMPVEGQGNFGSIDGDSAAAMRYTEARLRPLAEAMLDDLEKETVDFIPNFDESTKEPTVLPGKMPNLLVNGSSGIAVGMATNMPPHNLTEVCDALCTYIDDPGVTVEELMQKIPAPDFPGGGVIMGTAGVRSAYLTGKGKCVVRGVAEIEDEGKRPRIIITEIPFQVNKANLVEQIADLVKDKRIEGITDIRDESDKEGIRVVIDLRRDAMPQVILNQLYKHTPLETTFGINNLAIVDGRPMVLSLPAMLGHFLDHRVEVVRRRTEFDLRKAEDRVHVLNGLVLALESIDDVVAAIRASKSADDARKALITRFGLDEVQANAILQMQLRRLAALEQQKVLDEREALGKEIARLQEILSDRPHILKEIKKEIAAIREEFGDERRTQISAAEGEISKADLIEDKPALVSLTATNYIKRLPLETYRKQRRGGRGIIGMATKEDDVVTDVFVASTHDYLLCFTNLGRIYWMRVWDIPEAVRTGKGKAIVNLLNLSGEERVTTIIPTRDFEPGRFLFFATKKGMVVKIPLEEFSRPRSSGILAIKLKEGDELVDVKITDGKQGIFLTTWKGLGLRFREEEIRSLHRNSQGVIGIRLRPGDCLVSLALVEKDYLLAVTGRGAGKLIHFDEFRNRHRGTMGIRNLRAAYGDGVVAARAVSAEDEIILMSASGIAMRTRVSEISVQKRDTRGVRVMKMGEGDKLVGFALVQADEDEE, from the coding sequence TTGACATCTGAGACAGCGGCCGAAGGACGACGGGTGATCCCGGTCACGGTCGAGAACGAGATGAAGTCCTCGTACATCGACTATGCCATGAGCGTCATCATCGGCCGGGCCATCCCTGACGTGAGGGACGGTCTCAAACCGGTCCACCGCCGCATCCTGTATGGGATGTGGGAGATGGGCAACACCCACGACAAACCTACCAAGAAGAGCGCAAGCATCGTCGGGCATGTGATGGGGAAATATCACCCGCACGGCGACGCTGCGATCTATGACACGATGGTGAAGATGGCGCAACCCTTCTCGTACCGCTACATGCCAGTCGAGGGGCAGGGCAACTTCGGGTCCATCGACGGCGACTCGGCAGCAGCAATGCGATATACCGAGGCGCGGCTCAGGCCTCTTGCCGAGGCAATGCTCGACGACCTCGAGAAGGAGACGGTGGACTTCATCCCGAACTTCGACGAGTCGACGAAAGAGCCGACCGTCCTCCCAGGGAAGATGCCAAATCTTCTTGTCAACGGGTCGTCCGGGATCGCGGTCGGGATGGCGACGAACATGCCGCCGCACAACCTCACCGAGGTCTGCGACGCCCTCTGCACCTATATCGACGATCCAGGAGTCACGGTCGAGGAACTGATGCAGAAGATCCCGGCCCCGGACTTTCCGGGCGGCGGGGTGATCATGGGCACGGCCGGGGTCCGCTCGGCCTACCTGACCGGGAAGGGCAAGTGCGTCGTCAGGGGAGTTGCGGAGATCGAGGACGAGGGGAAACGCCCCAGGATCATCATCACCGAGATCCCCTTCCAGGTGAATAAGGCAAACCTTGTCGAGCAGATCGCAGACCTGGTCAAGGACAAGCGGATCGAGGGGATCACCGACATCCGCGACGAGTCTGACAAGGAGGGGATCAGGGTCGTCATCGACCTCAGGCGTGACGCCATGCCCCAGGTGATCTTGAACCAGCTCTACAAGCACACGCCCCTTGAGACCACCTTCGGGATCAACAACCTGGCCATCGTCGACGGGCGGCCGATGGTGCTCAGTCTCCCGGCGATGCTCGGGCACTTCCTCGACCACCGGGTCGAGGTGGTCCGGCGGCGGACCGAGTTTGACCTGCGCAAGGCAGAGGACCGGGTCCATGTCCTCAACGGACTGGTCCTTGCGCTCGAAAGTATCGACGACGTCGTCGCGGCGATCAGGGCGTCGAAGAGTGCAGACGACGCACGTAAGGCCCTGATCACCAGGTTCGGGCTCGACGAGGTCCAGGCGAACGCCATCCTCCAGATGCAGCTGCGCCGTCTTGCGGCCCTTGAGCAGCAGAAGGTGCTCGATGAACGCGAGGCCCTTGGCAAAGAGATCGCACGTCTGCAGGAGATCCTCTCTGACCGTCCCCATATCCTGAAGGAGATCAAGAAAGAGATCGCGGCGATCAGGGAGGAGTTCGGCGACGAGCGCCGGACCCAGATCTCGGCGGCAGAAGGCGAGATCTCCAAGGCCGACCTTATCGAGGACAAACCAGCCCTGGTCTCTCTTACGGCCACCAACTACATCAAACGTCTCCCGCTGGAGACGTACCGCAAGCAGCGCCGGGGCGGCCGGGGGATCATCGGGATGGCGACCAAGGAGGACGATGTGGTCACCGATGTCTTCGTGGCCTCGACCCATGACTATCTCCTCTGCTTCACCAACCTGGGCCGGATCTACTGGATGCGGGTCTGGGACATCCCTGAAGCGGTCCGCACCGGCAAGGGGAAGGCGATCGTCAACCTCCTCAACCTGAGCGGGGAGGAGCGGGTCACCACCATCATCCCGACGCGGGACTTTGAGCCCGGACGGTTCCTCTTCTTTGCAACAAAGAAGGGTATGGTCGTAAAGATCCCACTCGAAGAGTTTTCCAGGCCCAGGTCAAGCGGGATCCTCGCGATCAAACTGAAAGAGGGCGACGAACTGGTGGACGTGAAGATCACCGATGGGAAGCAGGGAATTTTCCTGACGACCTGGAAAGGGCTTGGGCTCAGGTTCAGGGAAGAGGAGATCAGGAGTCTCCACCGCAACAGTCAGGGCGTGATCGGGATCAGGTTGCGGCCGGGAGACTGTCTGGTCTCGCTTGCCCTGGTGGAGAAGGACTATCTGCTCGCAGTCACCGGCAGGGGCGCCGGCAAACTGATCCACTTCGACGAGTTCAGGAACCGTCACCGCGGCACGATGGGGATCAGGAATCTCAGGGCCGCCTATGGAGACGGCGTGGTCGCGGCCAGGGCGGTCTCGGCAGAGGACGAGATCATCCTGATGAGCGCGTCGGGGATCGCGATGCGGACCAGGGTATCAGAGATCTCGGTGCAGAAGCGGGACACCCGCGGCGTGCGGGTGATGAAGATGGGCGAGGGAGACAAACTTGTCGGGTTTGCCCTTGTCCAGGCAGATGAAGACGAAGAATAA
- the cbiQ gene encoding cobalt ECF transporter T component CbiQ, with protein MIEKLFDIEESAQGSSMVHRCDARVKLIVTFAVIIAAVALPYTTAAYLPSVLFIVFFALLWAAARLSPTVYLKRLLLVLPFGFFLIFFQIFFTNPHYAEFHSLVTLPLGIHIYAESVEFASILGIKFLACISFIILLSSTTTMQGMLKGAGRLGFPAEFTLIIGMMTRYLFLFARMYLRIGAALQTRYFDAFDRSLPYRYRMKMLAYTIGTVFLRSFEQGERTYTSMLCRGYGRDSHLFITKKPLQKGEWVFLAASLVVVPVIALLGWVV; from the coding sequence ATGATCGAGAAACTCTTTGATATCGAGGAGTCGGCCCAGGGCAGCAGCATGGTCCACCGCTGCGACGCACGGGTCAAACTCATCGTCACCTTTGCGGTGATCATCGCCGCCGTGGCCCTCCCCTATACCACCGCCGCCTACCTCCCGTCCGTGCTCTTCATCGTCTTCTTCGCACTCCTCTGGGCGGCGGCGCGACTCTCCCCGACAGTCTACCTCAAGCGTCTCCTCCTCGTCCTGCCCTTTGGGTTCTTCCTCATTTTTTTCCAGATCTTTTTCACCAACCCGCACTATGCCGAGTTCCACTCTCTCGTCACCCTCCCCCTCGGGATCCATATCTATGCCGAGTCGGTGGAGTTTGCGTCCATCCTCGGGATAAAGTTCCTGGCCTGCATCTCTTTTATCATCCTCCTCTCTTCGACGACGACGATGCAGGGGATGCTCAAGGGTGCGGGCAGGCTTGGTTTCCCGGCTGAGTTCACCCTCATCATCGGGATGATGACCCGCTACCTCTTCCTCTTTGCCAGGATGTATCTGCGGATCGGGGCGGCCCTCCAGACCAGGTACTTCGACGCCTTCGACCGTTCCCTCCCATACCGCTACCGCATGAAGATGCTTGCCTACACCATCGGGACGGTCTTTCTCCGCTCCTTCGAGCAGGGGGAGCGGACCTATACGAGCATGCTCTGCCGGGGGTATGGCCGGGACTCGCACCTCTTCATCACGAAAAAACCGCTCCAGAAGGGTGAGTGGGTCTTCCTTGCCGCGAGTCTTGTGGTCGTCCCGGTCATCGCACTCCTCGGATGGGTCGTCTGA